Genomic DNA from Pongo pygmaeus isolate AG05252 chromosome 16, NHGRI_mPonPyg2-v2.0_pri, whole genome shotgun sequence:
ctcttttgcccaggccagagtgcagtggcacaatcttggctcactgcaagctccgtcccccgggttcacgccatgctcctgcctcagcctcccaagtagctgggactacaggtgcctgccaccacacccggctaattttttgtatttttagtagagacggggtttcaccgtgttaaccgggatggtctccatctcctgacctcgtgatccacccacctcagcctcccaaagtgctgggattacaggcgtgagcccccgtgcctggcctatagattacatttatatgGCTAGCTCATGAGTCTGTTTCCTTCTGAGGTTCAAACCAACACTTTCACTattccagcagcagctgcaggcgGAGGCTGACCACCTGGGTAAGGAGCTGCAGAGTGTGTCAGCAAAGCTCCAAGCCCAGGTGGAAGAGAACGAGTTGTGGAACCGCCTGAACCAGcaacaggaggagaagatgtggagccaggaggagaagatacgggagcgggaggagaagatacgggagcggGAGGAGAAGATAcaagagcaggaggagaagatacgggagcaggaggagaagatgcggaggcaggaggagatgatgcgagagaaggaggagaagatacgggagctgGAGGAGAAGATACATGAGCAGGAAAAGatatgggaggaggaggagaagaggcaggagcaggagaagaTATGCGAgcaggagaagaggcaggagcaggaggagaagatgtggaggcaggaggagaagatacacaagcaggaggagaagatacaggagcaggaggagaagatgtggaggcaggaggagaagatgcatgAGCAGGAGAAGAtatgggaggaggagaagaggcaggagcaggaggagaagatgtggaggcaggaggagaagatacgggagcaggaggagatgtggaggcagaaggagaagatgcaccagcaggaggagaagatacgggagcaggaggagaagatgtggaggcaggaggagaagatatgggagcaggagaagaagatgtggaggcaggaggagaagatacgggagcaggaggagaagatggggaggcaggaggagaagatacgggagcaggaagagaagatgcacgagcaggaggagaagatgtggaggcaggaggagaagatgcacgagcaggagaagatacgggaggaggagaagaggcaggagcaggaggagaagatatggaggcaggaggagaagatacgggagcaggagaagatgtggaggcagaaggagaagatgcgcgagcaggaggaaaagatacgggagcaggaggagaagatgtggaggcaggaggagaaggtgCGGAAGCAGAAAGATATGATGcgagagcaggaggagaagatacgtgAGCAGGAGGAGATGATGCAGgaacaggaggagaagatgcggaggcaggaggagaagatgtgggagCAGGAAGTGAGGCTGCGGcaccaggaggagaagatgcaggaactggaggtgaggctgcaggagctggaggagaggctgggggagcTGGGGCGGAAGGCCGAGCTCTGGGGGGAGCAGACGAATGTGCGTGGAAACCCTGGAGATCATACAGAACGACCTCACCACAACTTAGCAGATGGTGGTTGGCTCCCTCTGCTTTTCCACCAGTCTGTGGTCTACAGTTTAAATGGTGGGAAGAAGGGTGTGAGAtttgaggctggggagggaggcatgGGCCTCTAGGCAAGGGAGGTAGTCATTTAggcctggaggaaggggccagggcAAGGGGCCTGGGCAGGCGACAGAGCCCCGCAGTGCCCTCGCCACCCTGTTTATGGGCCCAGAATCTGGAAGCCAGCCACTACCTACCCTGACGCCTAtcctgcaggtggagctgaagaGCCAAGAGGCTCAGAGTCTGCAGCAGCAGCGAGACCATTACCTGGGTCACCTGCAGCAGTGTGTGGCCACCTATCAGCAGCTGGCCTCTGAGAAGGAGGCACTgcccagctgcagcagcaggaagcTCAGGGCGAAGCGGTGGCCGAGATGGCCCACCAAGAGTTGCAGGAGACCCGGTTGAGGGAGGTGATGAGGGCGGGGCCCCAAGCGGGATGACCTGGCAACCTCCGTGCCTTCTCACTCTCTTTCCTGGCCCCTTAGGAGCACCTGGAAGCTGCCATCTACCGAGCAGATGACAAGAACGcaaaaacaataaacatgtaaaagCCGGCAGCAAGGCCTGGAGAAGAGTAAGCCGCCACGTGACTGTTTAGAATAGAGTCTGagcacaaacctgaaaaaaaacatttatttattttaaattgtggcaaaatactagccaggcacggtggctcatgcctgtaatcccagcaacttgggagaccgaggtgaatggatgacctgaggttaggggttcaagaccagcctggccaatacaaaaattagccgggcatggtggcgcgtgcctgtaatcccagctacttgggaggctgaggcaggagaatcgcttgaacctgcgaggcagacgttgcagtgagctgagatcgtgccactgcactcaagcctgggtgacagagcgagactccgtctcaaaaaaaaaaaaaaagttcttcctTACATGTAtgtttctattgtgttttttcttGGTCTTTCTCGTTTAGTCTTGTGTTGTCTTATGGCATTCCTAATAAACTTTGTTCTGCCTCCAGAGAGTATTGACTTTGACTTTATGGCACACAACTGGAGTA
This window encodes:
- the LOC134738388 gene encoding golgin subfamily A member 6-like protein 1 isoform X2; its protein translation is MLMWPQPHLPDNPHLPTHPHLPTHPHLPTHPHLPTHPHLPTHPHLPTHPHLPTHPRLPTQPHLLTQPHLRTHPHLPTHPHLPTHPNLPTHPRPPTHPHLPTQHTMYKETRQNNLAEAKEKLRDHHAQTNPSVGAGASDTKKKKINNGTNPETTTSDGCHSPENKQQNRAQLEEEKKANHQHQEALRRELEAQVHTIRILTCQKTELQTALYYSQQAVKQLEGEARDLIGRLHDSWKFAGELEQALSAVTTQKEKADKYIEELTKEKDTLSLELYRITITDEELKEKNAEIQEKLRLVESEKSEIQLNVKELKRKLERAKLLLPQQLQAEADHLGKELQSVSAKLQAQVEENELWNRLNQQQEEKMWSQEEKIREREEKIREREEKIQEQEEKIREQEEKMRRQEEMMREKEEKIRELEEKIHEQEKIWEEEEKRQEQEKICEQEKRQEQEEKMWRQEEKIHKQEEKIQEQEEKMWRQEEKMHEQEKIWEEEKRQEQEEKMWRQEEKIREQEEMWRQKEKMHQQEEKIREQEEKMWRQEEKIWEQEKKMWRQEEKIREQEEKMGRQEEKIREQEEKMHEQEEKMWRQEEKMHEQEKIREEEKRQEQEEKIWRQEEKIREQEKMWRQKEKMREQEEKIREQEEKMWRQEEKVRKQKDMMREQEEKIREQEEMMQEQEEKMRRQEEKMWEQEVRLRHQEEKMQELEEHLEAAIYRADDKNAKTINM
- the LOC134738388 gene encoding golgin subfamily A member 6-like protein 1 isoform X1, yielding MLMWPQPHLPDNPHLPTHPHLPTHPHLPTHPHLPTHPHLPTHPHLPTHPHLPTHPRLPTQPHLLTQPHLRTHPHLPTHPHLPTHPNLPTHPRPPTHPHLPTQHTMYKETRQNNLAEAKEKLRDHHAQTNPSVGAGASDTKKKKINNGTNPETTTSDGCHSPENKQQNRAQLEEEKKANHQHQEALRRELEAQVHTIRILTCQKTELQTALYYSQQAVKQLEGEARDLIGRLHDSWKFAGELEQALSAVTTQKEKADKYIEELTKEKDTLSLELYRITITDEELKEKNAEIQEKLRLVESEKSEIQLNVKELKRKLERAKLLLPQQQLQAEADHLGKELQSVSAKLQAQVEENELWNRLNQQQEEKMWSQEEKIREREEKIREREEKIQEQEEKIREQEEKMRRQEEMMREKEEKIRELEEKIHEQEKIWEEEEKRQEQEKICEQEKRQEQEEKMWRQEEKIHKQEEKIQEQEEKMWRQEEKMHEQEKIWEEEKRQEQEEKMWRQEEKIREQEEMWRQKEKMHQQEEKIREQEEKMWRQEEKIWEQEKKMWRQEEKIREQEEKMGRQEEKIREQEEKMHEQEEKMWRQEEKMHEQEKIREEEKRQEQEEKIWRQEEKIREQEKMWRQKEKMREQEEKIREQEEKMWRQEEKVRKQKDMMREQEEKIREQEEMMQEQEEKMRRQEEKMWEQEVRLRHQEEKMQELEEHLEAAIYRADDKNAKTINM
- the LOC134738388 gene encoding golgin subfamily A member 6-like protein 1 isoform X3 — protein: MLMWPQPHLPDNPHLPTHPHLPTHPHLPTHPHLPTHPHLPTHPHLPTHPHLPTHPRLPTQPHLLTQPHLRTHPHLPTHPHLPTHPNLPTHPRPPTHPHLPTQHTMYKETRQNNLAEAKEKLRDHHAQTNPSVGAGASDTKKKKINNGTNPETTTSDGCHSPENEKKANHQHQEALRRELEAQVHTIRILTCQKTELQTALYYSQQAVKQLEGEARDLIGRLHDSWKFAGELEQALSAVTTQKEKADKYIEELTKEKDTLSLELYRITITDEELKEKNAEIQEKLRLVESEKSEIQLNVKELKRKLERAKLLLPQQLQAEADHLGKELQSVSAKLQAQVEENELWNRLNQQQEEKMWSQEEKIREREEKIREREEKIQEQEEKIREQEEKMRRQEEMMREKEEKIRELEEKIHEQEKIWEEEEKRQEQEKICEQEKRQEQEEKMWRQEEKIHKQEEKIQEQEEKMWRQEEKMHEQEKIWEEEKRQEQEEKMWRQEEKIREQEEMWRQKEKMHQQEEKIREQEEKMWRQEEKIWEQEKKMWRQEEKIREQEEKMGRQEEKIREQEEKMHEQEEKMWRQEEKMHEQEKIREEEKRQEQEEKIWRQEEKIREQEKMWRQKEKMREQEEKIREQEEKMWRQEEKVRKQKDMMREQEEKIREQEEMMQEQEEKMRRQEEKMWEQEVRLRHQEEKMQELEEHLEAAIYRADDKNAKTINM